atttccataaaaataaaaaattagctgagtgtggtggtacgtgctggtagtcccagctactcaggaggctgaggttggaggattgcttgagcccaggagtttgaggctacagtgagctatgattgcatcagtgcactctagcctgggtaacagagtgagaccttgtgtcaaaacaacaacaacaaaacacccacACAAAACAACTTTAAGAGGTTTTTACTGATTAAAGCAAAAATAGTAACAGTgttattgtggggtttttttacaCGTTAAAATGTATGACAAAAATAGCACAAAAGACAAGGAGGACATGGAAGTACTCTGTCTTAAGGTTCTAATATATAAAGTGATAGAATAGGTATAATATTTGAAGGTAAACTGTGGTAAGTAAAAGATGTGCACCGTAAAACCTAAagccagctgggcgcggtggctcacacctgtaatgccagcactttgggaggccgaggcgggcagatcgcctgaggtcaggagtttcagactagcttggccaacatggtgaaaccccatctctactaaaaatacaaaaaaattagccagacgtggtggcgcatgcctgtagtactggctacttgggaggctgaggcagaagaattgcttgaacacgggaggtggagggtgcagtgagccgagatggcaccactgcactccagcctgggcaacagagtctcaaagaaaaaaataagataaaataaaaatttaaaaaaaagtaactcctagagcaaaaacttaaaaaaaaaaaaaaaaaaaggtatgcttGAGAAGCCAATACACAATTAACCCAAAAGGAGGAGggtaggaggaaaaaaagaaagggcagaTGAGACAAACAGAAAATTGGCAGCAAGATGAAAGATTTAACTTAAACCTAACCATATCAACATTTACATTAAAGGTAAATAGTCTAAGCAAGCATTGCAGTGAAAAGGCTGAGATTGTCACATGAATAAAAATACCCAACTATATGGTGGTTACAAgacttactttaaatataaagacacagattagttaaaagtaaaaagatggaaaaaatttACCATGTAAATGCTAATCAAAATAAAGCTGGACTGGATACACTGATACCAGACAAAGCAGACTTCAAAGCAAGACATCTTTCAGGATAAAGAGAGCAATTCATCAGCGGATATAATAACCTCAAGTGCATATGCACCTAATAAaagagcttcaaaataaataaagcaaaaactcaCTGCactataagaaaaaatagagaaattcacATTTATAGCTGGACATGTAAGAGCTATATCATAACAACTTATAAAACGGATAGAAAATCATAACAGAGAAAGTTGGATCAACATTATCAACCAACTTGATCTAATTTACATTTATAGAACACATGACTCAACAACAGCAGAAAGcatattcttttcaaatgcacATGAAACATTTATCAAGATGGACCAAATTCCAGATTATTACACAATGTCtgggtaaatttaaaaaatacaaaacaaagttCTCTGACTGCatgtaaattagaaataaaataaaaatatctaaaaaaaatctccaaatattagGAAATTAAGCCTTTCTAAATAACTGAAAgatcaaataagaaaatacaagtgaaattagaaatattttagactggccaggcacagtggcatatgcctgcagtttcagctactcaggaagctgaggccacAGGATtgttaagcccaggagtttgagggtgcagtgagctgggatcatgccactgcactccagcctaggcaacagagtgagaccttggtTCAAAAGGTCttggttcaaaaaaaaaaaattgaagctgcatgaaaataaaaatacaacataccaaaatttgaGGGATGCAATGGTTAGAGCACTCAATagcattaaatgtttatattggggggaaaaaaatctcaattcaAAGATCTAACAAGCGTCTAccttaagaaataagaaaaaaacaaataaaaatccaaagtaaagagaaaagaagtaataaaaattagagcataggctggacgcagtggctcatgcctgtaatcccagcactttggaaggccaaggtgggcgaatcatgagatcaggagttcaagaccagcctggccaacatggtgaaaccctgtctctactaaaaatacaaaaaatcagcctggtgtggtggcaggcgcctgtaatcccagctactctggaggctaaggcaggagaatcgcttgatcccaggaggtggaggttgcagtgagccgagatcatgccactgcactccagcctgggcgacagtagaagactccgtctcaggaaaaaaaaaaaaaagagcataaatcaataaaataaaaaagcaaaaaaacaataCGCAAAAAAACCCCAATGAGATCAAAAGTTCTttgaaaagttattaaaattgaTAAACATACAGTCAGATTGAACAGGAAAAATATTAATACCAGCAATAAGAGGGGTACATTACTATAAAACCTACAGACATTACAAGGAAAAGggaatatttaaaactttatgccaatacattcaacaaattagataaaacagatacatttcttaaaagatacaaattaccAAAGATCACTAAGAAACTGATAACCTGATTAGACCCATATCtattaaagaatttaaatttgTTGTTAAAATCCTTCTCACcaagaaaactccaggcccagaAAGATTCACAGGTAAATTCCACCAAacatacaaagaagaaataataccagttcagcacaaactcttccagaaaacagaataGCAAATAATAGTTCCTAGCTCATTTTTTGAAGCTAaaattactctgataccaaaaccagacaaagacattacaagtaAAGAAAGCGAATGGACCAATATTCTGCACAGAGATGCAATAATGTGTAACAAAACATTAGGAAGATAATCCGACAATACACAAAGAAGGATAAAAGAGCATGACCAAATGCAAGGTTAATTTACTATCAGAAAACtgatgtaattcaccatattaatagaataagggaagaaaaccacatgattatctcaacagatgcagaaaaggcaacTGAGCAGACTAGCAGCaacagaagggaacttcctcaatctgataaGGGCATTTAAGGAAAACTTATgtttaacatcatacttaatggtgaaacacTGAGTGCTTTCCCCTTAAGACTGTGAACCAGGGAAGTGtctattttcctatttctattaACACTTCACTGTGAGTCCTAGCCAGTTCAACGAggcaagacaaataaataaagacagatggaaaaaaagaagtaagattATATTTGCAGATAATAAAGACTATGTAGAAAAGTCTTGCAGAATCTACAAGAGAGCTactaaaactaataaatgagtttagcaagaCTGCAGAATATGAGTTAAAAACACACAATTTGATTACATTTCTACATGCTAACAACAAACAACTgcaaattgaaaattttaaatgccaCTTACAGTAGCATCAACAATTACAAAATCCTTAGAGATAAATTTAGCAAAACATGTGTAAGAGATGTaggctgaaaactataaaacacggCTAAGAATTAAAGATCTACATAGAGAAATTGTTGTACTTGTGGATCAAAATACTCAATATCATTAGGAAGATAATTATTCACAAATTGatcatctatagattcaacacaatttcAATCAAAACACCAGAAgacttttttgtagaaactgagaAATGGAATCTATAATTTTTATGGACAAAGGACCTAGAATattcaaaatcattttgaaaagaagaatTAAGTTGAAGGATTTACTTCACCAGACTTCAAGACTTACTTGAAAGTCACATTGCTCAAAGTTGTGGTACTGGCCTAAAGCTAGCCAtacagatcagtggaacagaagagtccagaaatagacccacacatatatggtcaaGTTATTTTCAATGAAGTCGTCATGGCAATTTAATGGGGGAAAGATTAATCCTTTGAACAAACAGGGCAGGAACAATTAGATATCCCAATGTAAAGAAAGTATATTGACCCTtcctcataccatacacaaaaattaactcaaaatggattacagatCTAAGCTATAACTGCTATTAAGGGTGCGTCTCAACAGCATCATGCTAACTGAAAGAATCCTAATACAAAAGATGGCATGCTGTCTGATTCTATACGTAAATCAtaggaaaagcaaaactaaagTGACAGCAAACCGTTAGTGGCTGCCAGGAGACCAAGGGTCAGGGCAGAGATGGACTGGTGAGGGTCACAGAACTTTTTGGGGTGACAGGAATGTTCTATACGGTGATTGTGGTAGTGCTTACACGAAGGTACACATCTGTCAGAATTCTTGTTTGTACCCCtaaaattggtgaattttattGTGCATAAATATACCCCAATATACCtgacaagaaaaaaggaaaaaaaaaaaaaccctgtactTCCACATCAGTGCCTGGGGTACACAGTGAGAGCTTATCACATAGTGAATGCCTGGCAATGGAGTTTGAAACATTAGTTGTCCTGATCCACTACCTGATGCTGCAGAACCAGTTCCGGACAGAGATTCGCAGGGAGGTGACCCCGTGGACAGAACGCTGGCAGTAGGATGGGATGGAGTCCTGCTGGGAGGCGATCCCATGGACAGTGTGCTGGCAGTAGGATGGGATGGATTCTCCCTGGGAGGTGACCCCATGGACAGTGCACCGGTAGTGGCAGGACTGCTCTCACTGCTACTGTTGCCTGCAACACACTGCTAGAAAGTAAGGGCAATGAAAAGACACTTTAATCTTATCACAAAATACAGTAGTGTCCTCCTTTAttcatggttttgctttctgtagTTTGTTACCTGTGGTCAACCGAGGTCCAAAAAtagtaaatggaaaattccagaaataaacagttcGTAAGCTTAAAATTGTGATCCATTCTGGTAGTGTCATAACATTTTGAGCTGTCTCATTGTTTCCAGCCTGTGATAGGAATCATCCCTTTATTTCGTGCCTCCACACTGTATGTGCTACCCACTTGTTAGTCGCTCAGTAGCCGTCTTGGCTGTCAGATCTACTGTGGTGGTATCGTAgcgcttgtgttcaagtaacacgtattttacataataatggccccaaagtgcaagaggAGTGATGCCAGCAATTgggatatgccaaagagaagtcATAAAGTGCTTcatttaagtgaaaaggtgaaagttctcaagaaggaaaggaaaaacccATGTGCTCAGAGTGCTACAATTTTAGGCAAGAATGAATCTTCTATCCGTGAAACTGTGATGAGTCCGTTTTATAACTGTTCTATGTTATTAGTTACTGTTGTTAATCTCCTACTGTTCTTAATTgataaattaaactttaccaCAGGTATGTACAgtgtgtataggaaaaaacatactGTATATACAGTTCAGAACTATTCAGTTTCCAGCATCCAAATCAAAAAGCTTTTGATTCtgaaaaaataacatgtttaagTGTGTAATTATAAACTGCCTACTCTACTAATAAATAAAGTAGCTCCTAACCCTTCATACACACCTGTTGTCCTGCGACTGTGCATGAAGAAGTACAATCGTTAAATTGTCAACATGGCTTATTCCTACCTCACCAGACCATAACCCCGGTTGTaagtaaacaaatacatattataGGCAATGAACACTTAAGCGTAATACCTGGATCGAATTTTAGAGTGGAGAGAATCCAGTTCACATGAAAACTTAAAAGCACTTTGGAAAAAACCTCACAAAGTATCTAAGAAACTAGAATATAGATGATTCTTTCGTGTCTACTTTCCAAACAGAGCCAGGCAGATGTATTTCGTGTTTACACAGTTAGGCTGACAGGCTCGCTCACAGCAGCCATGCGGATTGAGGATGTCTGCGCTGAGTCCCAACGCGACCGCATTAACTTTAGTAAGATATTCACTTTCTCACTTCAGCACTGAAAATGAGCATCACTTACATACTCAGCTTGTGGGCACGTGTTCCTTCTCATCTGATCTGGAGATTCAGAGCGTCTGGGCATCTCTTCCTGAAGTAAGTTTAACTGCAAGGGCGAGCTGCTCCTCGAAGTAATGAACGGGTGCCCCTCGCTTTGTGCCTCCcacttttcctcctctctcctttggTTGGTTACTGAAGCGGGTGGGTCCAGGGTTGGAGTCATTGCTGACGACATCGAGGGTGATATCGCAGAAGAGGCTGTCGCCCCCAGGAATGGACATGGAAAGAACGATGGTGACAACAGAGGGCAGACAGGGGGGTCAGGCAGGAAAACGGTCATAAAAGTATCCAAGTAAGGAGAAGGGAAAGCTGGGTAAGGCTGCAGGTCCTTGGACAATGGCGGCCCATGCAGGCCTTCCGGTACAGTTCCGGGGACTGCGTATTCTCTTCCGGGACAGGTCGCGGCTGGCAGGGGAAAAGCTGGGACGAGATAAGGGGcctggctgggcaccatggcggCAGGTGGGAAGGTCGGGCCCAAGGTGTGCAGAGAGGAGGCCGTGGAGGGGCAGCAGGGCTGTGCGTTCTGACGCGCTCCCCTGTGGGGACCAGAGCCCGCGTTCGAGCTGTTGCTGTCCGGCGGCTCTGGCAGCTTCTTCCGTTTGTGCTTCCCTTTCCTGCAGCCGGCCAACTGCGTCTGCTTGGAAGTATAATCTCCTGGAAGGATAAAGATAGAGGTGAATTATGGAAAATTAAAcccaaaaagaagagaaggatgcCACTTACTGGTAGTTATAAGTAGCTGACAATGAATGTGCATTTGCCAATACTACCAGAATGGCAAAAAGTGGCtctaaaaacatgaacaaaattcCGGATAAAAACAGTTGCTATCAAATAAACTTATTTCAGCATCTCTCAATCAGTTTCTCACAAAAAAAGTTTCCCAGATCTAGGATCTAAGAAAGAACCTACATAAATTGTTGATGTAAATAGATTGTTTTAGCATCTTTCCATCAGCTTCTTACAAGTGAAACTCCTATTGTTTACTCCTTATCTCCTAGTCCTTAGATATAGTTTGTAACATCTACATAGATTaatggcatttatttttaaaaacttatgtaccttgaaaatatgaatatttagcTTTGCTTCTGCTTTCTTGCTGAAGATAGGAGCTGTAGGGGGATGACAGGATCTTTTCTCGGAATTTATCAACATAATTCTGCTCTTCCTTCTGGGTGTGGGCTGACAGAACAGCCGCTGTAAGCCCCACATGTTTAAATTCTTCTGAGGTCAAAGGGGCTGGCTGCATGTTCAGAGTCCAGGGCTCACAGACGAGGGTGGCATCCctggctgaggtggaagaagacatacttaattttaattcctatcaattatttgtatttatttattttactttgttaactgcctttcaatacatttttacaaaCATTATTATAATTGCTGGAATACAAAAAATCATTAGTCTAGCATAAAAATTCTTGATTTTCTGTATATTCTTTGCACAAATACACATCTTACAGTTGTAATAATCaatatgtacacatttatttaaatcttgcTTTTATTGTAAACACTTTTCTCCCTGAAttcttcaaaatttctttttatctttatcttttaaataggCAATCCTATGGTTCAAAAATCAGCAAGTATTAATAAAGACATGTAGTAGTACATTCTCCTCACCCCTGTCCATGCTCTGTCTAGTTCTCATTTGTTTCCCCTGCAGAAGACCATtccgctggagtgcagtggcgccatcttgcctcactgcaacctctgcctcccaggttcaagtgattctgcctcagcctcctgagtagctgggactacaggtgtgcgccacaccacacctggctaagttttgtttttattttatcttattttattttattttatttgagatggagttttgctcttgttgcccaggccagagtgcaatggcacaatctcggctcactgcaacctctgcttcttgagttcaagcgattctcctgcttcagcctcccaagtagctgggattacaggcatgtgccgccacgtccggctaattttatatttttagtagagacggggtttcaccatgttg
This region of Macaca fascicularis isolate 582-1 chromosome 1, T2T-MFA8v1.1 genomic DNA includes:
- the PER3 gene encoding period circadian protein homolog 3 isoform X33, which produces MTLQQVYASVNKIKNLGQQLYIESMTKSSFKPVTGTRTELNGGGESANDGGEYKTFTSFHQTLKNNSVYTEPYEDLRNDEHSPSYQQINCIDSVIRYLKSYNIPALKRKCISCTNTTSSSSEEDKQNHKADDVEALQAGLQISTIPKSEMPTNGPSIDAGGGAPQILSTAVLSLGSGISQCGYSSTIVHVPPETARDATLVCEPWTLNMQPAPLTSEEFKHVGLTAAVLSAHTQKEEQNYVDKFREKILSSPYSSYLQQESRSKAKYSYFQGDYTSKQTQLAGCRKGKHKRKKLPEPPDSNSSNAGSGPHRGARQNAQPCCPSTASSLHTLGPTFPPAAMVPSQAPYLVPAFPLPAATCPGREYAVPGTVPEGLHGPPLSKDLQPYPAFPSPYLDTFMTVFLPDPPVCPLLSPSFFPCPFLGATASSAISPSMSSAMTPTLDPPASVTNQRREEEKWEAQSEGHPFITSRSSSPLQLNLLQEEMPRRSESPDQMRRNTCPQAEYCVAGNSSSESSPATTGALSMGSPPRENPSHPTASTLSMGSPPSRTPSHPTASVLSTGSPPCESLSGTGSAASGSSDSSIYFTSSVYSKISQNGQQSQDVQKKETFPNDAEESIWRMIRQTPECVLMTYQVPERVKEVVLKEDLEKLESMRQQQPQFSHGQKEELAKVYNWIQSQTVPQEINIQACVTCENEDSADGAATSCGQALAEDSS
- the PER3 gene encoding period circadian protein homolog 3 isoform X34 codes for the protein MTLQQVYASVNKIKNLGQQLYIESMTKSSFKPVTGTRTELNGGGESANDGGEYKTFTSFHQTLKNNSVYTEPYEDLRNDEHSPSYQQINCIDSVIRYLKSYNIPALKRKCISCTNTTSSSSEEDKQNHKADDVEALQAGLQISTIPKSEMPTNGPSIDAGGGAPQILSTAVLSLGSGISQCGYSSTIVHVPPETARDATLVCEPWTLNMQPAPLTSEEFKHVGLTAAVLSAHTQKEEQNYVDKFREKILSSPYSSYLQQESRSKAKYSYFQGDYTSKQTQLAGCRKGKHKRKKLPEPPDSNSSNAGSGPHRGARQNAQPCCPSTASSLHTLGPTFPPAAMVPSQAPYLVPAFPLPAATCPGREYAVPGTVPEGLHGPPLSKDLQPYPAFPSPYLDTFMTVFLPDPPVCPLLSPSFFPCPFLGATASSAISPSMSSAMTPTLDPPASVTNQRREEEKWEAQSEGHPFITSRSSSPLQLNLLQEEMPRRSESPDQMRRNTCPQAEYCVAGNSSSESSPATTGALSMGSPPRENPSHPTASTLSMGSPPSRTPSHPTASVLSTGSPPCESLSGTGSAASGSSDSSIYFTSSVYSKISQNGQQSQDVQKKETFPNDAEESIWRMIRQTPECVLMTYQVPERPVSLAKMKIQLMVRPHPAVRLWQKTAAE